The Lineus longissimus chromosome 2, tnLinLong1.2, whole genome shotgun sequence genome window below encodes:
- the LOC135483903 gene encoding tRNA modification GTPase GTPBP3, mitochondrial-like, which translates to MSTWRYIRPCWNLPKLCLISTNNVFEQSGMCCKKLKRNGFPVQTPPANNRRITQRYFSLQSHEDQYIQKADSTIYALSSGHGKCGVAVIRVSGRESKNALLLLTKLGHLPRPRKALLKTLYRPSTTEPLDKSLVLWFPGPRSFTGEDCCELHIHGGSAVITSVLEALEKIPGLRHAEAGEYTKRAFQNGKLDLTEVEGLADLIHAETEAQRKQALRQMEGGLSKLYTNWRKRLLKCTANVEAYIDFSEDQNIEDDVMDNVLNDVTSIQAEVEKHLTDNRQGERLRNGVHVVILGEPNVGKSSLLNAICQRPAAIVSPIAGTTRDVVETPLNIGGYPVLLSDTAGLRQTEDVIEKEGVKRAVNRAQLSDLKVMVVEADHFYNQVKSNRNFRMQDFIRSHFENLGLMDNNSWSRPGLEKGEANIDTFNTSVINPKELVIVLNKSDLMKSSAVDLKHLEFDGLKLCLVSCTTQDGFDDFLEALAQKVKDMCGNPLAGNPSLTQARHRAHLTNCLQALKTFLDMNEMDIVLAAEELRKALRNIGKITGKITSEDILDVVFRDFCIGK; encoded by the exons ATGTCAACTTGGAGGTACATCCGCCCCTGCTGGAATTTGCCAAAATTGTGCTTGATCTCAACAAACAATGTCTTCGAACAAAGTGGAATGTGCTGtaagaaactgaaaagaaatggTTTTCCAGTCCAAACACCACCTGCAAACAACAGGAGGATTACCCAAAGATACTTCTCTCTGCAGTCTCATGAAGATCAATACATACAGAAAGCTGACAGCACCATTTATGCTCTCTCATCTGGCCATGGAAAATGTGGTGTGGCGGTGATACGTGTTTCAGGAAGAGAGAGTAAGAATGCTCTGCTCCTTTTGACAAAACTTGGACATCTCCCCAGACCTCGCAAGGCATTGCTGAAAACGTTATACCGTCCATCAACGACTGAGCCTTTGGATAAATCACTTGTTCTCTGGTTCCCGG GTCCTCGTAGCTTTACTGGTGAAGACTGCTGTGAGCTGCATATCCACGGGGGGAGTGCTGTGATAACATCCGTGCTAGAAGCCTTGGAGAAGATACCAGGATTGAGACATGCAGAAGCTGGGGAATACACAAAAAG GGCATTTCAGAATGGAAAGCTGGACTTGACTGAAGTTGAAGGCTTAGCTGACTTGATCCATGCAGAAACGGAGGCACAGAGAAAACAGGCCTTGAGACAGATGGAGGGGGGTCTGAGCAAGCTTTACACCAACTGGAGGAAACGGCTTCTCAAG TGTACAGCAAACGTGGAAGCTTACATTGACTTCAGTGAAGATCAGAATATTGAAGATGATGTGATGGACAATG TGCTAAATGACGTGACAAGCATACAAGCTGAAGTTGAGAAGCATCTGACAGACAATCGTCAAGGAGAACGACTGCGCAATGGCGTCCATGTGGTAATTTTAGGGGAACCAAATGTGGGGAAAAGCAGTCTCCTAAATGCTATAT GCCAGAGACCAGCAGCCATTGTCTCTCCGATAGCAGGCACAACCAGGGACGTGGTGGAGACGCCCCTCAATATAGGCGGATATCCAGTGTTATTGAGTGACACGGCTGGCCTAAGACAAACTGAGGATGTCATAGAAAAAGAGGGAGTTAAAAGAGCTGTCAATAG GGCTCAGCTTTCTGACCTTAAAGTAATGGTGGTAGAGGCTGACCATTTTTATAACCAGGTCAAATCCAATAGGAATTTCAGAATGCAAGATTTCATCCGAAGCCACTTCGAAAATTTGGGTCTTATGGACAATAATTCCTGGAGTAGGCCAGGCTTAGAAAAAGGAGAAGCAAACATTGACACCTTCAATACCTCTGTGATAAATCCGAAAGAATTGGTGATTGTGTTAAACAAATCTGATCTGATGAAGTCGTCTGCTGTGGATTTGAAGCATTTGGAATTTGATGGTCTCAAGTTGTGTCTAGTGTCTTGTACTACTCAAGACGGATTTGACGACTTTCTGGAGGCTTTGGCGCAGAAAGTTAAGGACAT GTGTGGTAATCCTCTTGCTGGCAATCCCAGTTTGACACAGGCTCGTCATCGGGCGCATTTGACCAACTGTCTCCAGGCTTTAAAGACATTCCTCGATATGAATGAAATGGACATTGTCCTCGCGGCAGAGGAGCTCCGGAAAGCATTGCGCAATATTGGAAAGATCACTGGCAAGATTACCTCAGAAGATATTCTCGATGTTGTTTTCAGAGACTTTTGTAttggaaaatga
- the LOC135483358 gene encoding monocarboxylate transporter 4-like, translated as MELENLDWQEAEEHDGTSAESQFLGKEQSEAPPSEDSAKLEPHMMYKYEQAKPRDGGWGWFVVVGCAVMHVLQVGTERTFGLVYLEIEDMFGGSSALTAWIGSILTAFRMGFGPVASILCNKFGCRRVVMIGSVVVLIALILSAVPPNKVYLVFTWGVLFGIGGALVYTPSFIAVGQNFDKRRAIANGISTAGAGVGQFAMPQIYRLCLNSYGYMGSMLIVAALSFNMLNCGALYRPLKPVRKLVEVELADIELQNLKDGKLEDSKDGKEEAKKRKKGCCGRTKVVKDKNDNKALAVKKKLFNPELFKEPNFVLFAFCVGLTTMSYIPTTTFLPALAVQRGFTKTDGSILLSVIGASDMVGRLSCGFVFDQKKVRSARRYIYCATPFILSFFMCMIPQCQSLSHFIALCVFYGISVGMFVSQIASLLADWCGKEKLASALGLLMWFRGTGVLVGPTIGGLIKDATKSYNQTFYFQAAVAFLGGLVYVLLLIVMRALKKRQKEKNGGMDPEAYPAVD; from the exons ATGGAATTGGAAAACCTAGACTGGCAAGAGGCTGAAGAACATGACG GGACCAGTGCTGAGAGTCAGTTTCTTGGAAAAGAGCAATCAGAAGCACCTCCAAGTGAAGATAGTGCAAAACTAGAGCCTCACATGATGTACAAGTATGAACAGGCCAAGCCCAGGGATGGTGGCTGGGGCTGGTTTGTGGTGGTTGGCTGTGCCGTTATGCATGTACTACAAGTTGGCACGGAGCGGACGTTTGGACTGGTTTATTTGGAGATTGAGGACATGTTTGGTGGGAGTTCCGCTTTGACCGCTTGGATTGGATCTATCCTGACTGCTTTTAGGATGGGTTTTG GTCCAGTTGCCAGTATTCTATGCAACAAGTTTGGATGTCGCCGCGTTGTGATGATTGGGAGTGTCGTGGTTCTGATTGCTCTGATTCTAAGTGCTGTGCCACCCAATAAAGTCTACTTGGTCTTTACGTGGGGAGTCTTGTTCG GTATTGGTGGTGCTCTGGTATACACCCCGAGTTTCATTGCAGTCGGACAAAACTTTGACAAGAGACGCGCCATTGCTAATGGAATCTCCACGGCTGGCGCTGGTGTTGGCCAGTTTGCTATGCCCCAGATCTACCGGTTATGTCTCAATTCATATGGCTATATGGGCAGTATGCTGATTGTGGCTGCACTCAGCTTTAATATGTTAAACTGTGGTGCTTTATACAGGCCTTTAAAACCAGTGAGAAAGCTTGTGGAGGTCGAATTGGCTGACATAGAGCTACAGAATTTAAAAGATGGCAAATTAGAAGATTCAAAAGATGGAAAAGAGGAAGCTAAAAAGAGGAAAAAGGGATGTTGCGGCAGAACAAAGGTTGTTAAAGACAAAAATGATAACAAAGCACTGGCAGTaaaaaagaaactttttaaccCCGAGTTATTTAAAGAACCCAATTTTGTCTTATTTGCCTTCTGTGTTGGATTGACGACAATGTCTTATATTCCAACAACAACTTTCTTGCCTGCTTTAGCTGTGCAGAGAGGTTTTACTAAAACTGATGGCTCTATTCTGCTATCTGTTATTGGGGCGTCTGATATGGTGGGGAGGCTATCTTGTGGGTTTGTCTTTGATCAGAAGAAGGTTCGGTCAGCGAGACGCTATATTTATTGCGCAACCCCATTTATTTTAAGTTTCTTTATGTGTATGATTCCACAGTGCCAGTCTCTTTCTCACTTTATCGCCCTCTGTGTTTTTTATGGCATCAGCGTCGGCATGTTCGTCTCTCAGATTGCCAGTCTCCTTGCTGATTGGTGTGGGAAGGAGAAACTCGCCAGTGCACTCGGTCTCCTGATGTGGTTCCGTGGAACGGGCGTCCTCGTTGGACCGACAATTGGTG GTCTGATCAAAGATGCCACTAAGAGTTACAACCAGACGTTTTACTTCCAAGCAGCCGTCGCATTTCTTGGTGGCCTTGTTTATGTTCTGCTACTTATTGTGATGAGGGCGCTGAAGAAGAGGCAGAAGGAGAAGAACGGGGGAATGGACCCCGAGGCCTACCCAGCAGTGGATTAA